AGTTCGAGGAAGGGCGTGTCGGGGTCGAGCAGCAGCTCGATGCGTTCCCGGGCGAGCAACTTGCCGCGCTCGCGGTGCCGTTGGACGTACTTCTCGCCCCCGCCGGCCAGCGCCTTGGCGTGCTCGGCGGTCAGCTGGTCCAGCTTCGCGAGCATGGCGTCACGGTTGGCCCGGTAGTCGGAACCAGCCGTGTCCAGGCCGGAGTCGATGATCGTCACAGCAGGGCCTCCGGGATCTCCAGGTGGCGGGAGCGCAGCCATTCGCCGAGGGCCTTGGCCTGCGGGTCGAAACGGTGCCGGGCGGCGACGCCCTCGCCGAGGATCCCCTCGACGACGAAGTTCAGGGCGCGCAGGTGCGGGAGGTCGTGGCGGGTGACGGGCAACTCCGCTGTTTCCGGGAGGAGTTCGCGGACGCGGTCGACGGTGAGGGTGTGCGCGAGCCACCGCCAGGCCTCGTCCGTCCGCGCCCACACCCCGATGTTCGCGTTGCCGCCCTTGTCCCCGCTGCGAGCCCCGACGACGAGGCCGAGGGGGGCACGTCGGGCAGGACCGGGCGGCAGGGGGGCGGGGAGGGACGGTGTGGGCGGATGGTCGAGTACGACGGTCTCCTGGGCCGGGGCCACACGGATCCGCCGCCCGTCGTGGAGGACGGCCACATGGTCCACGGCTCCATGGGGGACGTACACATCCTCGAAAACCCCGTAGGGCGAGCCCTTCCCCGGTGGCGCTAGCACATGGAACCCGGGGTAGCTCGCGAGCGCCAGCTCCACGGCCGCCCCGCTGAGCGCCCGCCCCACACTCTCCTGGTCCGCGTCACGGACGACCAGCCACAGCAGCGCGCTCGCTGTCTCCTCCGTCCCCGCGTCCGGGCGGTCGGTGCGGACCAGGTCCCAGTCGACGTGGGTGACCTTGGCGAGTGCGGGGGCCATCTGCTCCCGCACCAGCGCGGCCTTGGCCTCGATGCCGAGGCCGGTCAGCACGAAGACGACCTCGTTGCGGAAGCCGCCGAGCCGGTTGAGGCCGACCTTGAGGGTGGGGGGCGGGGCCTCACCGCGCACTCCGGAGATCCGGACCCGGTCGGGGCCGTCCTGGGTGAGCTCCACCGTGTCGAGACGGGTGGTGACGTCGGGGCCCGCGTACCGGGCGCCCTGTGTCTCGTACAGGAGTTGGGCGGTCACCGTGCCGACGTCGACGAAGCCGCCGGTGCCGGGGTGCTTGGTGATGACGGCGGTGCCGTCCTCGTGGAGTTCGGCGAGGGGAAAGCCGGGGCGGCGAAGGTCGCGTCCTGGTCCGGCTTCGGCGAAGAAGGCGTAGTTGCCGCCGGTCGCCTGCGTCCCGCACTCCAGGACGTGCCCGGCGACGACGGCCCCCGCGAGCCGGTCGTACTCCCCCGGCCCCCAGCCGAAGTGGGCGGCGGCGGGTCCGGTGACCAGGGCCGCGTCCGTCACCCTTCCCGTCACCACGACGTCCGCGCCCTCCCGCAGACAGGCCGCGATGCCGAAGCCGCCGAGGTAGGCGTGGGCGGCGAGGCTGCCGGGGTGCCGTGCGGTGAGGTCGTCGCCCTCGACATGGGCGACCTTCGTCTGCAGTCCGAGCCGGTCGGCCAACTCCCTTATGCGGGAGGCCAGTCCGGCCGGGTTGAGGCCGCCCGCGTTGGCGACGATCCGGACGCCCCGCTCGTGCGCGAGGCCGAGGCAGTCTTCGAGTTGGCGCAGGAAGGTGCGGGCGTATCCGCCCCCGGGGTCCTTCAGCCGGTCGCGTCCCAGGATGAGCATGGTCAGCTCGGCGAGGTAGTCGCCGGTGAGGACGTCGAGTTCACCGCCGGTGAGCATCTCGCGCACGGCGTCGAAGCGGTCGCCGTAGAACCCGGAGGCGTTGCCGACACGGAGGCTCCTCATCCGGCCGATCCCCTCGCCGGGTGCCCGGGAGCCGTCCCCTTCGCCGGGCGTCCAGGAGCCGTTCCCTTGGCCGGGCGCCCCGCACCGGGTGGGCCCGCGAAGGCCTGGGCGATGTCGAGCCAGCGGTCGGCGTCCTCGCCCTCCGCGCTCAGGGCGAGGTCGGTGCGGTGGGCCCGCTGGGTGACCAGGAGGCAGAGGTCGAGGGCGGGCCCGGTGACGCGGTCGGCGGCGTCTTCGGGGCCGTAGGTCCACAACTCGCCTTCCGGGCCGGTGAGTTCGATACGGAACTCCTCGAACGGCGGGGTCAGTCCGTGCGTGCCGAAGGCGAAGTCGCGGGTGCGGACGCCGAGGCGGACGATGTGCCGGAGCCGGTCGGTGGGGGTACGGGTCACGCCCAGCGCGTCGGCCACGTCCAGGCCGTGGGCCCAGGTCTCCATGAGGCGGGCGGTGGCCATGGAGGCGGTGGACATGGGCGGGCCGTACCAGGGGAAACGGGCCCCCTCCGGCGCCGCACGCAGGGCCTCCGCCAGGTCCTCGCGACCCGCACGCCAGTACGCGAGCAGCCGCGCCGGCGGCTTTCCGGCGACTTCCCGCGCGCCGTTGTCCACGAAGTCCCCGGGTGCGGCGAGCGCCTTCTCGACCTCGCGGGAGAAGGCCTTCCGGTCGGTGACGGCGAGCAGGGAGGAGTGGTCGGTCCAGGCGAGGTGAGCGATCTGGTGGGCGACGGTCCAGCCGTCGGCGGGGGTGGCGAGCGCCCACTGCTCGGGGCTCAACTCGACCACGAGCAGGTCGAGTTCGTCGCTCTCCGCACAGAGGTCGTCGATGACGGGGGTCGGGTCGGCCATGGGGTGAGGATGGCAGGGGGCCACAAAACAAGCAAGCGTGCTTGCATTGATTCTACGCCGCCCCCCTGACATTCACCTTCCTCTCATTGCAACGACCAGCTGAAATTCGTTGCGTTACACCCACACTCGTTGCAATGAAATTTCCACCTTGAGCTGCATCTACGCCTACAATCCGCCGTAAATCAGTTGCCATAACCATGAACGCAACGTAGCTTTTCCATCAACAGAAACAACGATACGCAAAGGGGGTCCACCATGAAGTCGTCGCTCGCACCGAAGCCCGAGACGGCGCCTTCGGTCACCCCCGGCCCCGTCGCCGCCTTCCTGCGGTTCGTGGTCTTCGGAGGCGGAGTCGGAGTCCTCTCCGGCCTGGCGGTACCGCTGCTGGCCATGACCGTGCCGTGGGCGGTCGCGAACGCGGTCATCACCCTCGTCTCGACCCTGCTGTGCACCGAACTCCACGCCCGTTTCACCTTCGGCACGGGACGCGGTGCCGGGTGGCGCGAGCACTGGCAGTCGGCGGGATCGGCCACCGCCGCGTATGCGGTGACCAGCATCGCCGTATGCATCCTGCATCTGGCGCAGCCGGCCCCCGGCCTGCTGACGGAACAGATCGTCTACCTCGCCGCGTCCGGCCTCGCGGGTGTGGGCCGCTTCGCGGTCCTGCGCGTGTACGTCTTCGCCGTGCGCCGCGACAGGGAGGTACGGCGAGTGAAGGGGCGGGAGGCGAGCGCCGCGCCGGTGGGGCTGGCGGCGTAGGGCACGGGCCCGCTGGGTCTTGGGGCAGGAGTTCAGGGCTCACCGGGTTCCCACCGGGTTCGCGTCCGGCCCGGTGCGCGTGCACGACTACGTGGTTTCCCCGATGTCCGGATCCCGGGGGAACCGTACGGTCGTCGCCGGCGGGCCCGGACAGAACGCACTGTGCCGCGGCTCAGCCGCACACACCGGTCCCGCACCCACGGAGCGAGCATGGAGTCGAAGTCCCGCAGCCTCATGTACGGGCTCCGCGCGAAGGGATGGCTGGAGCTGCTCGCGGCGGGGGCTTCAGGCGCTGGGTGCGTGATGCTGCTGATCGCGGGCGCCCTCGATGCCGTCTCCCCGTGGTGGTGCGCGGTCGCGGTGCCAGTGGGGGCGTTCAACGCCGTGGAGATCGCCGGCTTCGTCCTCGCACGGCAGGGCTACCGGGAGAACGGGCTCTGACCGCGACAGGAAGACGAGCTGTTCGAGGGACCGCCTGACCGGCCCGTACCCACCCGAAACAGGCTGAGTCGACACCGGTCCCGGTGTCGAGCCCTCCCTCCCTCGGACTCGGGTGTCGGTGAACAGGCAGTCGGCCGTCGGCCGTCAGCCGTCAGCGAGTTCTGTCGCGGCTCGGGCATGCGCACCCTCGGCACCTGCTGCAACCACCGCGCCAGCAGCAGCTCCCGAGGCTTTCGCCCCGTTCAGATCCGCCCTGAAAGGCCGCCCCCTCCCCAACTGGCGTGCTCCGTCCGGAAATTCGCGCGCGCACACCCCCACCCCCGCAGTACGGTCCCCCGATGACCGATGAAGACGGCTACTTCGGAGAATCCGTCGCCTCGACCTACGACGAGTCGACCGCGGCGATGTTCACGCAGGAAACGGTGGCGCCCGCCGTGGACATGCTGGCGGAGCTCGCCGGCACCGGACGGGCGCTGGAACTCGGCATCGGCACCGGGCGGATCGCGCTGCCGTTGGCGCGGCGCGGAGTCGAGGTGCACGGGATCGAGTTGTCGCGGGCGATGGCGGACCGGCTGCGGGGCAAGCCCGGCGGGGACGCGATCGGTGTGACCATGGGGGACTTCGCGACGGCCCGCGTGCCCGGTGAGTTCTCGGTCGCCTACCTGGTCTTCAACACGATCATGAACCTGACGACCCAGGACGCCCAGGTGGACTGCTTCCGCAACGTCGCCCGGCACCTGGCGCCCGGAGGGACCTTCGTCATCGAGGTCATGGTCCCCGAGCTGCGGAAACTCCCGCCCGGGCAGAACACCGTGCCGTTCCACGTCGGCGAGAACCGCGTCGGCTTCGACACCTACGACATCGCGACCCAGGCGATGGCCTCGCACCACGTCACGGTCGCGGAGGACGGCCAGGGCTCCTTCCGCTCGTTCCCCTTC
This is a stretch of genomic DNA from Streptomyces sp. NBC_00285. It encodes these proteins:
- a CDS encoding GtrA family protein; protein product: MKSSLAPKPETAPSVTPGPVAAFLRFVVFGGGVGVLSGLAVPLLAMTVPWAVANAVITLVSTLLCTELHARFTFGTGRGAGWREHWQSAGSATAAYAVTSIAVCILHLAQPAPGLLTEQIVYLAASGLAGVGRFAVLRVYVFAVRRDREVRRVKGREASAAPVGLAA
- a CDS encoding TIGR03084 family metal-binding protein; this encodes MADPTPVIDDLCAESDELDLLVVELSPEQWALATPADGWTVAHQIAHLAWTDHSSLLAVTDRKAFSREVEKALAAPGDFVDNGAREVAGKPPARLLAYWRAGREDLAEALRAAPEGARFPWYGPPMSTASMATARLMETWAHGLDVADALGVTRTPTDRLRHIVRLGVRTRDFAFGTHGLTPPFEEFRIELTGPEGELWTYGPEDAADRVTGPALDLCLLVTQRAHRTDLALSAEGEDADRWLDIAQAFAGPPGAGRPAKGTAPGRPAKGTAPGHPARGSAG
- a CDS encoding acyclic terpene utilization AtuA family protein encodes the protein MRSLRVGNASGFYGDRFDAVREMLTGGELDVLTGDYLAELTMLILGRDRLKDPGGGYARTFLRQLEDCLGLAHERGVRIVANAGGLNPAGLASRIRELADRLGLQTKVAHVEGDDLTARHPGSLAAHAYLGGFGIAACLREGADVVVTGRVTDAALVTGPAAAHFGWGPGEYDRLAGAVVAGHVLECGTQATGGNYAFFAEAGPGRDLRRPGFPLAELHEDGTAVITKHPGTGGFVDVGTVTAQLLYETQGARYAGPDVTTRLDTVELTQDGPDRVRISGVRGEAPPPTLKVGLNRLGGFRNEVVFVLTGLGIEAKAALVREQMAPALAKVTHVDWDLVRTDRPDAGTEETASALLWLVVRDADQESVGRALSGAAVELALASYPGFHVLAPPGKGSPYGVFEDVYVPHGAVDHVAVLHDGRRIRVAPAQETVVLDHPPTPSLPAPLPPGPARRAPLGLVVGARSGDKGGNANIGVWARTDEAWRWLAHTLTVDRVRELLPETAELPVTRHDLPHLRALNFVVEGILGEGVAARHRFDPQAKALGEWLRSRHLEIPEALL
- a CDS encoding class I SAM-dependent DNA methyltransferase translates to MTDEDGYFGESVASTYDESTAAMFTQETVAPAVDMLAELAGTGRALELGIGTGRIALPLARRGVEVHGIELSRAMADRLRGKPGGDAIGVTMGDFATARVPGEFSVAYLVFNTIMNLTTQDAQVDCFRNVARHLAPGGTFVIEVMVPELRKLPPGQNTVPFHVGENRVGFDTYDIATQAMASHHVTVAEDGQGSFRSFPFRYVWPAELDLMARLAGMRLRERWEDWGGQPFTSDSGTHVSVWEKVTG